Proteins from one Leptonema illini DSM 21528 genomic window:
- a CDS encoding HEAT repeat domain-containing protein: protein MRRLILVVALLALAAPTLDAAGDDPARLIYMMEKGGLERRQAFWFAYQSKQYFLLRRAVRYLLESDDYEDHRMILRVMEVLGPSLDTHIPGWYDILDRYMTPSVPDDLLVRCMKLSVQFKEHRMVFAVTRMMEHPIYAVRLEAIRSLVAMENDNVVPVLIRYMKSDDPVLLIYGLQGARVLGDSRFLPFIRDLLEHRNKSVRIYALRAVSESRGEGDLSYLITGRFSRENNAEVRRTIVQLIGERMMGGQQYTVTRAMQDSSALVREAAYNTAVHLRSALFARELSLRLTQEDDVRLKGVVIDALTRLNMGDPLSGLSRIARSDVDPTLRSLAVRAIGRIKDRTQNDALFQVATTDTDASVRREAAQSLALLADLSQGQRLASAVENNDLDTEVRFLLFRALVKSGNREAVRQLKERARHIKDPVLRSAVENDA, encoded by the coding sequence ATGAGACGCCTGATTCTCGTTGTTGCGCTTCTGGCGCTTGCCGCGCCGACGCTGGATGCCGCCGGCGATGATCCGGCACGCCTGATCTATATGATGGAGAAGGGCGGCCTGGAACGCCGGCAGGCCTTCTGGTTCGCCTATCAGTCGAAGCAATATTTCTTACTGCGCCGCGCCGTACGCTATCTGCTTGAATCCGACGACTATGAAGACCATCGTATGATTCTTCGCGTCATGGAAGTGCTCGGCCCATCGCTTGATACGCACATTCCCGGCTGGTACGATATTCTTGACCGGTACATGACGCCCTCCGTTCCCGATGATCTGCTCGTGCGTTGCATGAAGCTTTCGGTGCAGTTCAAAGAGCACCGCATGGTCTTTGCGGTAACGCGCATGATGGAGCATCCGATCTATGCGGTGCGGCTGGAGGCCATTCGGTCGCTTGTGGCGATGGAGAACGATAACGTCGTTCCCGTATTGATTCGCTACATGAAGTCCGATGATCCGGTGCTGCTTATCTACGGATTGCAGGGGGCCCGCGTTCTCGGCGATTCAAGGTTTTTGCCGTTTATTCGCGATCTGCTCGAACATCGCAATAAATCGGTGCGCATCTATGCGCTGCGAGCCGTCTCGGAATCAAGAGGCGAAGGCGATCTCAGCTATCTGATCACGGGGCGCTTTTCGCGCGAGAACAACGCCGAAGTGAGACGCACGATCGTACAGCTGATCGGCGAACGTATGATGGGCGGACAGCAATATACGGTGACGCGGGCGATGCAGGATTCTTCTGCTCTTGTACGAGAAGCGGCCTATAATACTGCCGTGCATCTGCGCTCTGCACTCTTCGCGCGAGAGCTTTCACTGCGTCTCACTCAGGAAGACGATGTGAGATTGAAGGGCGTCGTTATCGATGCCCTGACCCGGCTCAATATGGGAGACCCCCTTTCAGGCTTGAGCCGCATTGCACGATCGGATGTCGATCCCACTCTGCGCTCCCTTGCTGTGCGCGCCATCGGTCGTATCAAGGATCGGACGCAGAACGATGCCCTTTTTCAGGTAGCGACGACCGATACCGATGCTTCTGTGCGGCGTGAGGCGGCGCAATCGCTTGCTCTTCTTGCCGACTTAAGTCAGGGACAACGACTTGCCTCGGCCGTCGAAAATAACGATCTTGATACAGAGGTGCGCTTCCTCTTATTCAGAGCCCTTGTAAAAAGCGGCAACAGAGAGGCGGTGCGTCAGCTGAAAGAACGGGCCCGTCACATCAAAGATCCCGTTCTTCGCAGCGCTGTCGAGAACGACGCGTAA
- a CDS encoding DUF2064 domain-containing protein, with protein MTSSIKSRDTDAVSVILFCKAPIPGRVKTRLAADFAGAVDLYASLLDSVIWRLEADAGIELYLFADSESIPYFEERYPNLSISEQQGHDLGERMQNAFAHLFSIDDASSVVLAGSDVPDFTAETARQMAELCKESDAVLLPSLDGGYSAICLNRRVLADLHRLFHDIVWSTSLVLETQMRRLVDAGFKAIVMSEAMDDIDVLEDLLAYRRGAKRRPLPNADLSFLEHLPRVVAILPVLNEAESLPFILPSLLESIWIDEVICVDNGSTDDSSAIIETNGATLLYCKERGYGAAMLTGIEYASRKAPDAILLFMDADGSDDRTHLGDLLRPILAGRADFVLGARQGGLLLHQRAGNILTVWLIRLLWRHSFADLGPFRAIRLKALQSLQMDDRNFGWTIQMQIRAVQQGLVTMEIPVPSLRRLGGKSKVSGTVRGTVLAGTIILRTVFREWQRQRKGFTSHRR; from the coding sequence TTGACATCTTCGATAAAAAGTCGAGATACTGACGCCGTTTCGGTGATCCTTTTCTGCAAGGCGCCCATTCCCGGTCGGGTGAAGACCCGGCTGGCGGCGGATTTTGCGGGCGCCGTCGATCTCTATGCCTCTCTTCTCGATTCTGTAATATGGCGGCTTGAGGCCGATGCCGGCATAGAGCTGTATCTTTTCGCCGATTCTGAGAGCATACCGTATTTCGAGGAGCGTTATCCGAATCTGTCGATCTCTGAGCAGCAGGGCCATGATCTTGGCGAGCGCATGCAGAATGCCTTCGCTCACCTCTTTTCGATCGATGACGCTTCGTCCGTTGTTCTTGCGGGTTCCGATGTGCCGGATTTTACGGCGGAGACGGCACGACAGATGGCTGAACTCTGTAAAGAGAGCGATGCCGTCCTTCTGCCTTCTCTGGACGGCGGGTACTCGGCCATCTGCCTTAACAGAAGAGTGCTGGCAGATCTGCATCGCCTGTTTCATGACATTGTCTGGTCTACGTCTCTGGTACTCGAAACACAGATGCGACGTCTCGTCGATGCCGGCTTTAAGGCAATTGTGATGTCTGAGGCGATGGACGACATTGACGTTCTTGAAGATCTGCTTGCATATCGAAGGGGAGCAAAGAGGCGACCTCTGCCGAATGCGGACCTGTCTTTTCTGGAACATCTTCCGCGTGTGGTGGCGATTCTTCCCGTTCTGAACGAAGCCGAAAGCCTTCCTTTCATTCTGCCTTCGCTTCTTGAATCCATCTGGATCGACGAGGTGATCTGCGTCGATAACGGCAGTACGGACGACTCGTCCGCGATTATTGAGACAAACGGAGCGACTCTTCTTTATTGTAAGGAGCGAGGATACGGGGCGGCGATGCTGACGGGCATCGAGTATGCGTCGCGAAAAGCGCCCGATGCCATACTGCTTTTTATGGATGCGGACGGCTCTGACGACCGAACCCATCTCGGTGATCTTCTGAGGCCGATTCTGGCGGGCAGGGCGGATTTCGTTCTCGGCGCCCGACAGGGTGGATTGCTTCTTCATCAGAGGGCCGGCAACATCCTAACCGTCTGGCTGATCCGCCTGCTATGGAGACATTCGTTTGCCGATCTCGGCCCGTTTCGAGCCATCCGACTAAAAGCCCTTCAATCGCTCCAAATGGACGATCGCAACTTCGGCTGGACGATTCAGATGCAGATCCGCGCTGTGCAGCAAGGACTGGTGACGATGGAGATTCCCGTACCGTCTCTTCGTCGTCTCGGCGGAAAAAGCAAGGTGAGCGGAACGGTGCGCGGCACGGTGCTTGCGGGAACGATCATCCTGCGCACGGTCTTCAGAGAATGGCAGCGCCAGCGAAAAGGCTTTACATCGCATCGCCGATGA
- a CDS encoding PaaI family thioesterase yields the protein MSGKHARVSARSETLSFGSGTENANGLQLKLSFDEDTKTVYGEFKADDRFVGEPGEIHPGILATLLDETMIKINQAMNFDTLTGELTIRYLMPARAGESLYLRGWFVKKNRRVVENRAEIENEIGKIVARGKGKYMEREEE from the coding sequence ATGTCCGGCAAACATGCACGCGTGTCTGCACGCAGCGAGACCTTGAGCTTCGGCTCGGGCACCGAAAACGCAAACGGTCTTCAACTCAAGCTGAGCTTTGACGAAGATACAAAAACAGTCTACGGCGAGTTCAAAGCAGACGATCGCTTTGTCGGCGAGCCCGGTGAGATCCACCCCGGCATCCTCGCTACGCTTCTTGATGAAACGATGATCAAGATCAATCAGGCGATGAACTTCGATACGCTTACCGGTGAGCTTACGATTCGCTACCTCATGCCCGCCCGCGCCGGTGAAAGCCTTTATCTTCGCGGATGGTTCGTCAAAAAGAACCGTCGCGTCGTCGAGAACCGTGCCGAAATCGAGAACGAGATCGGCAAGATCGTCGCACGGGGCAAAGGCAAATACATGGAGCGCGAAGAAGAATAA
- a CDS encoding exo-beta-N-acetylmuramidase NamZ family protein, translated as MSRLEARDFKVERNEEEGRICVLAARSSVLEAAEEASPTIFGPRRPVLGGLDLAAATGFRILEGRRFALLTNATGRDRELNSILDLLVSSGHRPELILEPEHGLYGADDTIHTGIFRVDADTGIRVLSLYSQIKRPGPANLAGLDTLVVDLQNLPVRCYTYATTLTYILEDAEQAGLEVLILDRPHPYGIWPTAGGIVEEDYLSFVGTAPVPFLYSMTPGEYAIFMAQHRFPSLRLRVIRVHGFVPAEMDWVLAGSWINPSPNIPDLESALVYPGLVFFEGTNVSLGRGTTRPFVYSGAPWMKEKLVLEELRKLNLKGVRFGSVTFTPSASLYAGQHVRGIQFHPYSKEFDPLRTGYEYMRIIRRLHPTYFRIVGGRSFFMDRLWGSASYREAIEADLTYDEFRALWQDDSVAFEKLTASARIYGL; from the coding sequence ATGAGCCGCCTCGAAGCGCGGGATTTCAAGGTGGAGCGAAACGAAGAAGAAGGTCGTATCTGCGTGCTGGCGGCGCGATCGTCGGTTCTGGAGGCCGCTGAAGAAGCTTCGCCGACCATATTCGGGCCGCGAAGGCCCGTGCTTGGCGGACTTGATCTTGCGGCGGCCACAGGCTTTCGTATACTCGAAGGACGACGTTTTGCGCTGCTGACGAATGCGACAGGACGTGATCGTGAGTTGAACTCCATTCTTGATCTGCTTGTATCTTCGGGCCATCGTCCCGAACTCATTCTCGAACCGGAGCACGGCCTGTACGGCGCCGACGATACGATTCATACAGGCATCTTTCGCGTCGATGCCGATACGGGCATTCGCGTGCTCAGCCTGTATTCGCAGATCAAGCGTCCCGGCCCGGCGAATCTTGCGGGGCTTGATACGCTTGTCGTCGATTTGCAGAATCTGCCCGTGCGATGTTATACATATGCGACGACGCTGACCTACATTCTCGAAGACGCCGAACAGGCGGGCCTTGAGGTGCTCATTCTGGACCGACCTCATCCCTACGGTATCTGGCCGACGGCAGGCGGCATCGTCGAAGAGGATTACCTGAGCTTCGTCGGAACGGCTCCCGTTCCCTTTCTCTATTCGATGACGCCTGGCGAATATGCGATCTTTATGGCGCAGCATCGCTTCCCTTCATTACGATTGCGCGTTATACGCGTACATGGATTCGTACCCGCCGAGATGGACTGGGTGCTTGCCGGCAGCTGGATCAATCCATCGCCTAATATTCCCGATCTGGAATCGGCCCTTGTGTATCCGGGGCTCGTATTTTTTGAGGGCACGAACGTATCGCTCGGTCGGGGCACGACGCGGCCGTTTGTCTATTCTGGCGCTCCCTGGATGAAAGAAAAGCTCGTGCTCGAAGAGCTGCGCAAGCTCAATCTGAAAGGCGTGCGGTTCGGCAGCGTCACCTTCACGCCGTCCGCTTCGCTCTATGCAGGCCAGCATGTGCGCGGCATACAGTTTCATCCTTATTCGAAAGAGTTTGATCCTTTACGCACAGGATACGAATATATGCGCATTATCCGGCGACTTCATCCGACCTATTTTCGGATCGTGGGCGGACGTTCCTTTTTTATGGACCGGCTCTGGGGATCGGCCTCTTATCGAGAGGCGATTGAGGCTGATCTGACTTACGATGAATTTCGCGCTCTCTGGCAGGATGATTCTGTCGCCTTTGAAAAACTGACGGCAAGTGCGCGCATCTACGGGCTGTAA
- a CDS encoding M23 family metallopeptidase: MPRLHLRCPASDDRNVVSRLQVSLLLLFVFVSPLLARSERRIYVVSSATRIHLPRDFKWQQPERRYAEAEGARLDLYSRGFKVGDAVYAEIRLPEKARASYLRLDGVTLPLTKTSFGYRTLFAIPSNFMAQHMELQWTVPELQITKYLALRPTSVTWPVTKNYRRVHGGPGRKLTPDEERRRQERQAEFERKIAAERRIKAAAFSSRSADRIGLSISHPRDMHYITSSIFVRRMQISYAIEKKKRKELGRRTIIHNGVDLRGKVGAPIFAMLDGRVVLAQRMHYEGNYTVLDHGNGVFTGYMHQSKIHVRAGQDVRAGDFIGEVGSTGFSTGPHLHATLTIRGVVADPLSLLVLPIRN, from the coding sequence ATGCCACGGCTGCATCTACGATGCCCCGCCTCCGATGATAGAAACGTGGTTTCGCGTCTTCAAGTCTCGCTTTTACTTCTGTTTGTGTTCGTCTCTCCTTTGCTTGCGCGAAGCGAACGCCGCATCTACGTCGTTTCGTCGGCGACGCGCATCCATCTGCCCCGCGACTTTAAATGGCAACAACCGGAACGCCGTTACGCCGAGGCCGAAGGCGCTCGTCTTGATCTCTATTCGCGAGGCTTCAAGGTCGGCGATGCCGTCTACGCAGAGATCCGCCTTCCCGAAAAGGCAAGGGCATCCTATCTGCGGCTCGACGGAGTGACGCTGCCTCTGACGAAAACGTCGTTCGGCTACCGCACGCTCTTTGCCATTCCCTCGAACTTCATGGCACAGCATATGGAACTTCAATGGACGGTTCCTGAGCTGCAAATCACCAAATATCTGGCATTGCGCCCGACATCGGTCACATGGCCCGTTACAAAAAACTACCGTCGCGTGCATGGCGGCCCGGGCAGGAAGCTTACGCCCGATGAGGAGCGTCGTCGTCAGGAAAGACAGGCGGAATTTGAACGCAAGATCGCCGCAGAACGACGCATCAAGGCGGCGGCCTTCTCTTCTCGATCTGCGGATCGCATCGGACTTTCGATTTCGCATCCGCGCGACATGCACTACATTACCTCGTCGATCTTCGTGCGCCGCATGCAGATTTCGTATGCGATTGAGAAGAAGAAGCGCAAGGAGCTTGGCCGGCGCACCATCATCCATAACGGGGTCGACCTGCGCGGCAAGGTCGGAGCTCCGATCTTCGCCATGCTCGACGGGCGTGTCGTGCTTGCGCAGCGCATGCATTACGAGGGGAACTACACCGTGCTCGACCACGGCAACGGCGTTTTTACCGGCTACATGCATCAGTCAAAGATTCACGTGCGTGCCGGTCAGGACGTGCGTGCCGGCGACTTCATCGGCGAGGTCGGGTCTACGGGATTCTCAACGGGGCCTCATCTGCACGCCACGCTTACGATTCGCGGAGTGGTTGCCGATCCGCTTTCGTTGCTTGTTCTACCGATCAGGAATTAG
- a CDS encoding DUF971 domain-containing protein, which translates to MLETIPDQISFDEKNLHIRWKDGKECSYDLLRMRKMCPCAQCRGGHETTAKRVTGSIQEIQLRSFRKVGRYALSLLWSDGHDLGIYTYDSMRQSCDQGIPYTPAGEEG; encoded by the coding sequence ATGCTCGAAACGATTCCTGATCAGATTTCCTTCGATGAGAAAAATCTGCACATCCGCTGGAAGGACGGGAAAGAATGCTCCTACGACCTTCTGCGCATGCGCAAGATGTGCCCCTGCGCTCAGTGCCGCGGAGGTCATGAAACGACGGCGAAACGCGTTACGGGAAGTATTCAGGAGATCCAGCTGCGTTCGTTTCGCAAGGTAGGCCGCTACGCCCTTTCTCTTCTCTGGTCTGACGGGCATGATCTTGGCATCTATACGTATGATAGCATGCGCCAGTCCTGCGATCAGGGAATCCCTTATACGCCGGCCGGCGAAGAAGGCTGA
- a CDS encoding PhoH family protein — protein sequence MTEEASLNERITEEYILIDTNVFLIDPNAPLKFANRKLIIPLIVIEELDSFKREMSSIGKAARETIRNIDQLRMQGKITEGVPLENGSTVQVYILENYEDLPEGLDHAIKDNYILSAALQIRSRSGRPTAILTKDADLRIKADVLGITAWDYHENGVQGEHLYQGERSIDTSDEIVDRFYGGEQIPYLDGSLIAENQPPLIINEYVTLKSPSRSALARCGADGFLRPLMERQGMAIHPRNREQRFAMDALLDPDIKLVTIAGKAGTGKTLLAIAAGLDMVLSEQLYRKLLVARPVVPMGRDLGFLPGELEEKLRPWMQPIYDNLEFLLEGPTKPKEERRHGKKRDGDKDKEKEDENKEKELAAKKSESTIQYLHQAGLLDVEPLTYIRGRSIPHQYVIIDEAQNLSPHEAKTIITRAGEGTKVIFTGDFYQIDHPYLNLYTNGLTFTFNRMKGQPIFAHITLEKGERSELAELASQLMEN from the coding sequence ATGACTGAAGAAGCCTCTCTCAACGAACGTATTACCGAAGAGTACATCCTCATCGACACAAACGTCTTCCTGATCGATCCAAACGCCCCTCTTAAATTTGCCAATCGCAAGCTGATCATTCCTCTGATCGTCATAGAGGAGCTCGACTCGTTCAAACGAGAGATGTCGAGTATCGGCAAGGCTGCGCGCGAAACGATCCGCAACATCGATCAGCTGCGCATGCAGGGCAAGATTACCGAAGGGGTTCCGCTTGAGAACGGCTCCACCGTTCAGGTCTATATCCTCGAAAACTACGAGGATCTGCCCGAGGGTCTCGATCATGCGATCAAGGATAACTATATCCTGTCGGCCGCTTTACAGATCCGCAGTCGTAGCGGAAGGCCGACGGCTATCCTTACCAAAGACGCCGATCTGCGCATCAAGGCCGACGTGCTCGGTATCACGGCGTGGGACTACCATGAAAACGGCGTGCAGGGCGAGCATCTGTATCAAGGAGAGCGCAGTATCGATACTTCCGATGAAATCGTCGATCGGTTTTATGGCGGTGAACAGATTCCCTATCTCGATGGATCTCTCATCGCCGAAAACCAGCCACCGCTCATCATCAACGAATATGTGACCCTCAAGTCGCCTTCTCGCAGCGCCCTTGCTCGCTGCGGCGCCGACGGATTTCTGCGTCCGCTGATGGAGCGGCAGGGTATGGCCATTCACCCGCGTAACCGCGAGCAGCGCTTTGCCATGGACGCCCTGCTTGATCCCGATATCAAGCTCGTCACGATCGCCGGTAAGGCCGGTACGGGAAAGACGCTGCTTGCCATCGCCGCCGGGCTGGACATGGTGTTATCCGAACAACTCTATCGTAAACTGCTTGTGGCCCGTCCCGTCGTGCCGATGGGCCGTGATCTGGGATTCTTACCCGGCGAGCTGGAAGAGAAGCTGCGTCCCTGGATGCAGCCCATCTATGACAACCTTGAGTTTCTACTTGAAGGCCCGACGAAACCGAAAGAAGAACGACGACACGGTAAGAAGCGCGACGGTGACAAGGACAAAGAGAAAGAAGACGAGAATAAAGAGAAGGAGCTTGCGGCGAAGAAAAGCGAGAGTACGATCCAGTATCTGCATCAGGCAGGATTGCTCGACGTCGAGCCGCTGACCTATATTCGAGGGCGCTCGATTCCGCATCAATATGTGATCATCGACGAGGCGCAGAATCTCTCGCCGCATGAGGCGAAGACGATCATCACGCGGGCGGGCGAAGGCACAAAGGTTATCTTTACCGGCGACTTCTATCAGATCGACCATCCGTATCTGAACCTCTATACGAACGGGCTAACCTTCACGTTTAATCGTATGAAAGGGCAGCCCATCTTCGCGCATATTACGCTTGAGAAGGGCGAACGGTCCGAACTGGCCGAGCTGGCCTCGCAGTTGATGGAGAATTGA
- a CDS encoding uracil-DNA glycosylase, with amino-acid sequence MSEASVSSGASPNPFADIVTLDELKDVASECRRCRLCETRKTVVFGEGNPKARLMFIGEGPGKTEDETGRPFVGRAGELLTRIIENGMHLRREDVYIANVVKCRPTVDGLGTRDRPPEADETAACSPFLLRQIEIIKPDAIVTLGNPSTRFLLKTTEGITKLRGTEASFEGIPVFPTYHPSYVLRNGGDSSPLKKDVWADIKKVMAKLGLPLN; translated from the coding sequence ATGAGCGAAGCGTCTGTGTCGTCAGGGGCCTCGCCCAATCCCTTTGCCGATATTGTGACTCTTGACGAATTGAAAGACGTCGCGTCAGAATGCCGCCGCTGCCGGCTCTGTGAAACGCGAAAGACAGTCGTCTTCGGCGAGGGCAATCCGAAGGCCAGACTGATGTTTATCGGGGAGGGACCTGGCAAGACTGAGGACGAGACCGGACGTCCCTTTGTCGGCCGGGCCGGTGAGCTGCTCACCCGTATCATCGAGAACGGTATGCATCTGCGGCGCGAAGACGTCTATATCGCGAACGTCGTTAAGTGCCGGCCCACCGTCGACGGTCTGGGTACGCGAGACCGCCCGCCTGAGGCCGACGAGACGGCGGCCTGTTCACCTTTTCTTCTGCGACAGATCGAGATCATCAAGCCCGACGCCATCGTCACGCTGGGCAATCCGTCGACGCGGTTTCTTCTGAAAACCACGGAGGGAATCACGAAGCTGCGCGGCACAGAGGCGTCGTTTGAAGGCATACCGGTATTCCCGACCTATCATCCGAGCTATGTGCTGCGAAACGGCGGTGATTCGTCTCCGCTGAAAAAAGACGTCTGGGCCGACATCAAGAAGGTGATGGCGAAGCTCGGCCTGCCTCTGAATTGA
- a CDS encoding branched-chain amino acid transaminase produces the protein MEDQLNSVAYHLGEFRPLRECNINIMTHALQYGTMVFGGMRGYHDAETNNVFLFRPYDHFRRLHRSSRIMQMQPSLTPEQMADIALELVRRNEYRCNVYFRPFIYKSELKLSPRLHDVADSFSIYTMKLDDYIDTSRGLNVAVSSWRRIDDNVIPTRAKVAGGYANSALAKSEAVQNGFDEAIFLDSRGFISEGSAENLFVVRDGVLITPPNSASILEGITMRTIIELAKDEGIEVIRRDIGRSELYIADEVFFTGTGAQVAWVAQIDRRLIADGAIGPITQRLRDRYMQLVRGRDTKFKDWAVPVYAS, from the coding sequence ATGGAAGATCAGCTCAACTCCGTCGCCTATCATCTGGGAGAGTTCCGTCCGCTGCGCGAATGCAACATCAACATCATGACGCATGCGCTGCAGTATGGCACGATGGTCTTCGGCGGCATGCGGGGTTATCATGACGCTGAGACGAACAACGTTTTTCTTTTTCGACCTTATGATCATTTTCGCAGACTGCATCGCAGCTCTCGCATCATGCAGATGCAACCGTCTCTCACGCCCGAGCAGATGGCCGACATAGCCCTTGAGCTCGTCAGACGCAACGAGTATCGTTGCAACGTGTACTTCCGTCCTTTTATCTACAAGTCCGAGCTGAAGCTTTCGCCGCGATTGCACGACGTCGCCGATTCCTTTTCGATTTATACGATGAAGCTCGACGATTACATCGATACGAGCCGCGGCCTGAATGTCGCCGTCTCAAGCTGGAGGCGTATCGACGATAACGTCATTCCCACTCGCGCGAAAGTGGCCGGGGGTTATGCGAACTCCGCTCTGGCAAAATCCGAAGCGGTGCAGAACGGTTTCGACGAGGCGATCTTCCTCGACTCGCGAGGCTTCATCAGCGAAGGAAGCGCCGAGAATCTTTTTGTCGTAAGGGACGGCGTTCTTATCACGCCTCCTAACAGCGCTTCGATCCTTGAAGGCATCACGATGCGTACGATCATCGAACTCGCGAAAGACGAGGGCATCGAAGTAATACGACGAGATATCGGTCGTTCCGAGCTGTATATTGCCGACGAGGTTTTTTTCACGGGAACGGGAGCTCAGGTGGCCTGGGTGGCGCAGATCGATCGACGCCTCATCGCCGACGGAGCGATCGGTCCGATCACGCAGCGTCTGCGCGACCGTTATATGCAGCTTGTGCGCGGGCGTGATACGAAGTTCAAAGACTGGGCCGTTCCGGTGTACGCTTCGTGA
- a CDS encoding APC family permease, translating to MTQPAASTYQAGLGWTEAFSIIIGRIIGSGIFRTPASVMLAVSGGLGPFFVVWILGGLLTFLSALLYSEMVAMLPKNGGPYVYLRAAFPPIISFLRGWAMFFVSETASIVVVSIVFAEYSSRVIVIAGLSDPGLLFRGLLALGTIWSLTGANMLGVRFSGLFQDVLSFVKIASLAAVIVVGTVFDPQPSHFAASWWPDQPVIETILGMAMALRYVLFSYSGWEGATYVAEEVKNPAKNLPLSLFAGIGMVMLLYISANVAYVLQLSPAELIESPSVAAVALERAAGNIGGLLISLAVVANTFGNVNSQIFTKSRTWQAMARDGLFFRILAPLSRAGVPTMSLLFQGLWATALLLLALTADHFKAEGEKSAYDRVIDFFSFTSAVFNFLTFYAVLRLRQLLPDKHRPFRTPAFPLVFGAVMLIQTAFAVFTFITSPWASLAGLALTTTGLVYWHFGVDHEAKQDRRGQDA from the coding sequence GTGACGCAGCCCGCCGCTTCTACCTATCAGGCAGGCCTCGGTTGGACCGAGGCCTTTTCCATCATTATCGGCCGTATTATCGGTTCGGGTATCTTTCGCACGCCGGCCTCGGTGATGCTTGCCGTCTCGGGCGGCCTCGGGCCTTTCTTTGTCGTCTGGATTCTCGGAGGTCTGTTAACCTTTCTCTCGGCGTTGCTTTATTCCGAGATGGTGGCCATGCTTCCGAAAAACGGCGGTCCGTACGTCTATCTCAGGGCCGCCTTTCCGCCTATCATCAGCTTTCTTCGCGGCTGGGCGATGTTCTTCGTTTCAGAGACCGCATCGATCGTCGTCGTCTCTATCGTCTTCGCCGAATACAGCTCTCGCGTTATCGTAATCGCCGGCCTGTCCGATCCCGGTCTTTTGTTTCGCGGACTTCTTGCCCTGGGTACGATCTGGTCGTTAACAGGCGCCAATATGCTCGGCGTACGCTTCTCGGGCCTCTTTCAGGACGTTCTTAGCTTCGTAAAGATCGCCTCTCTTGCTGCCGTCATCGTCGTCGGCACCGTCTTTGATCCGCAGCCTTCGCATTTTGCGGCTTCCTGGTGGCCCGATCAGCCTGTGATCGAAACGATACTGGGTATGGCGATGGCCTTGCGCTATGTGCTTTTCTCATACAGCGGATGGGAAGGCGCTACCTATGTGGCCGAAGAGGTGAAGAATCCGGCGAAGAATCTGCCTCTTTCTCTTTTCGCGGGTATCGGCATGGTGATGCTGCTTTATATCTCGGCTAACGTCGCCTATGTGCTGCAGCTGTCGCCGGCCGAATTGATCGAATCGCCGTCCGTCGCCGCCGTCGCCCTTGAACGAGCGGCCGGCAATATCGGCGGCCTCTTGATCTCGCTGGCCGTCGTCGCCAACACCTTCGGCAACGTGAACTCACAGATCTTCACCAAAAGCCGCACCTGGCAGGCGATGGCCCGCGATGGCCTGTTCTTTCGCATTCTTGCTCCGTTATCCAGGGCTGGCGTTCCGACCATGTCGCTGCTTTTTCAGGGGCTCTGGGCGACGGCGCTGCTTCTCCTGGCCCTTACCGCCGATCATTTCAAGGCTGAGGGCGAGAAATCGGCCTATGACCGCGTCATTGATTTCTTCTCGTTTACGTCGGCCGTGTTCAACTTTCTTACGTTCTATGCCGTGTTGCGACTGCGGCAGCTGCTTCCCGATAAGCATCGTCCCTTTCGCACGCCGGCCTTTCCGCTTGTCTTTGGCGCCGTGATGCTGATTCAAACGGCCTTTGCCGTCTTCACGTTTATTACGTCTCCCTGGGCCTCTCTTGCCGGATTGGCTCTGACGACAACAGGGTTAGTCTACTGGCATTTCGGCGTCGACCATGAGGCGAAGCAGGATCGCAGAGGCCAGGATGCATGA
- a CDS encoding GAF domain-containing protein produces MHDILIEGADRSSMYEQLIPQIRALLEGEKDAIANLANTAAALKQAFGFLWVGFYLVREQELVLGPFQGPVACTRIAFGRGVCGSAWQQRQTIIVPDVNQFPGHIACSSASRSEIVVPLLHGGEVVGVLDIDSDRLDDFSKVDQEALESIASLLTPFLRNP; encoded by the coding sequence ATGCATGACATTCTAATCGAAGGGGCCGACCGCTCTTCTATGTATGAGCAGCTGATCCCGCAGATCAGAGCGCTGCTCGAAGGCGAGAAGGATGCCATCGCCAACCTGGCAAATACGGCAGCGGCGTTGAAGCAGGCCTTCGGTTTTCTCTGGGTCGGATTCTACCTTGTCAGAGAACAGGAGCTTGTTCTCGGTCCCTTTCAGGGCCCTGTAGCCTGTACGCGTATTGCCTTCGGTCGCGGCGTTTGCGGCTCTGCCTGGCAGCAGCGGCAGACGATCATCGTTCCCGATGTGAATCAGTTTCCCGGACACATCGCCTGTTCGAGCGCCTCTCGCTCAGAGATTGTTGTACCCCTCTTGCATGGCGGTGAGGTCGTCGGTGTGCTTGATATCGATAGCGATCGGCTCGATGATTTCTCGAAAGTCGATCAGGAAGCTCTGGAATCCATCGCCTCGTTGTTGACGCCTTTTTTAAGAAATCCTTGA